In Clarias gariepinus isolate MV-2021 ecotype Netherlands chromosome 9, CGAR_prim_01v2, whole genome shotgun sequence, a single window of DNA contains:
- the si:dkey-20d21.12 gene encoding uncharacterized protein si:dkey-20d21.12 isoform X1: MRMHHQGVSVRSPPSTPSSFVSISDKDMTEIELHSVDSISDLHRTHPDQHIKGVRPPRPHPPSINGNLQMIDRPAVCQTGDQMRRSRLSQLNDMWPSSKSRYSLTCVAAVLIFLTVILIFSFLVQQSRTLHWLVETLTQRQETTEEMSFIVQELQALRRNLTALNIRH; the protein is encoded by the exons ATGAGGATGCACCACCAAG GAGTGTCAGTCAGGTCTCCTCCGTCTACTCCTTCATCATTTGTATCTATCAGTGATAAAGACATGACTGAGATTGAACTGCACTCTGTGGACTCCATCAGTGACCTTCACCGCACACACCCCGACCAACACATTAAAG GTGTCCGACCTCCACGTCCACACCCTCCATCCATCAATGGAAATCTTCAGATGATTGACAGGCCAGCAGTCTGTCAAACAGGAGACCAGATGAGAAGATCCCGTCTGAGTCAACTCAACGATATGTGGCCTTCTTCCAAGTCGCGCTATTCTTTGACTTGTGTGGCTGCAGTGCTGATCTTCCTCACCGTCATTCTCATCTTTAGCTTCTTAG TCCAGCAAAGCAGAACTCTCCACTGGCTAGTTGAAACGCTGACGCAAAGGCAAGAAACAACAGAAGAAATGTCCTTTATTGTTCAGGAGCTTCAAGCTCTTCGCAGAAACCTGACGGCACTGAATATCAGACACTGA
- the si:dkey-20d21.12 gene encoding uncharacterized protein si:dkey-20d21.12 isoform X2, protein MTEIELHSVDSISDLHRTHPDQHIKGVRPPRPHPPSINGNLQMIDRPAVCQTGDQMRRSRLSQLNDMWPSSKSRYSLTCVAAVLIFLTVILIFSFLVQQSRTLHWLVETLTQRQETTEEMSFIVQELQALRRNLTALNIRH, encoded by the exons ATGACTGAGATTGAACTGCACTCTGTGGACTCCATCAGTGACCTTCACCGCACACACCCCGACCAACACATTAAAG GTGTCCGACCTCCACGTCCACACCCTCCATCCATCAATGGAAATCTTCAGATGATTGACAGGCCAGCAGTCTGTCAAACAGGAGACCAGATGAGAAGATCCCGTCTGAGTCAACTCAACGATATGTGGCCTTCTTCCAAGTCGCGCTATTCTTTGACTTGTGTGGCTGCAGTGCTGATCTTCCTCACCGTCATTCTCATCTTTAGCTTCTTAG TCCAGCAAAGCAGAACTCTCCACTGGCTAGTTGAAACGCTGACGCAAAGGCAAGAAACAACAGAAGAAATGTCCTTTATTGTTCAGGAGCTTCAAGCTCTTCGCAGAAACCTGACGGCACTGAATATCAGACACTGA
- the LOC128530500 gene encoding hyaluronidase-1-like, with translation MFCRSSLLLSHFLPLTFLVLTGTVSESDPVIRKQGFSVVWNMPTSKCQKVFGVSLPLHQHGIIHNANERFRGENISLFYERKLGLYPFITRDGSSVNGGIPQKGDLGHHLKLSQKQIQSLLLRSFSGLAVVDWEKWQPLWIRNYGVRQVYKYLSKQLVREKHPDISKEEVKRLATAEFEKAAQLFMEKTLRLGVKAHPKGLWGFYGYPGCYNDRGSKSSEYTGQCKPGTEALNDKLAFLWQQSTALYPSVYVRRGLAGHPNTRLMVRHRVLEAFRVASKHGHGAARLPVLPYARVAFIKTLHFLNQTDLENTLGEIASLGAAGVVLWGEIGFAKSEHQCVLLRNYIRSVLGVYIDALHRGVAHCSQTVCSGHGRCVRRDPHSGHMIAQLQTRTDLVHDMKSNFRCLCYEGWSGEQCEENVMNVK, from the exons ATGTTTTGCAGGTCCTCTCTGCTGCTCTCCCACTTCCTCCCCCTGACTTTCCTGGTTCTCACTGGCACCGTTTCAGAAAGTGACCCTGTCATTAGGAAACAGGGGTTCTCTGTGGTGTGGAACATGCCTACCTCAAAATGCCAGAAAGTGTTCGGTGTTTCACTGCCCCTGCACCAGCATGGCATCATACATAATGCAAATGAAAGATTCAGGGGTGAGAACATAAGTCTCTTTTATGAAAGGAAACTTGGTTTGTATCCCTTCATCACTCGCGATGGCTCCAGTGTGAATGGTGGGATTCCTCAGAAGGGCGATCTTGGCCATCACCTCAAACTGTCACAGAAACAGATCCAGTCACTATTGCTGAGGAGTTTCAGCGGGTTGGCTGTGGTGGACTGGGAGAAGTGGCAACCTCTCTGGATCCGCAACTACGGAGTCCGTCAGGTTTACAAATATCTATCTAAGCAACTGGTGAGAGAGAAACATCCAGATATTTCTAAGGAGGAAGTAAAAAGACTGGCCACGGCTGAGTTTGAGAAGGCAGCACAGTTGTTTATGGAAAAAACGCTGCGACTCGGAGTTAAGGCTCATCCCAAGGGATTGTGGGGATTTTATGGATACCCTGGCTGCTATAATGACCGCGGGTCAAAAAGCAGTGAGTATACTGGGCAGTGCAAACCTGGAACAGAGGCATTAAATGACAAACTGGCATTTTTATGGCAGCAGTCCACTGCACTCTATccaagtgtgtatgtgcgccGTGGGCTTGCAGGACACCCAAACACAAGGCTTATGGTTAGACACCGTGTACTCGAGGCATTCCGAGTGGCATCAAAGCATGGACATGGTGCTGCCCGACTTCCTGTTCTACCTTACGCTAGAGTGGCCTTTATAAAAACTCTGCACTTTTTAAACCAG acTGATCTGGAGAACACACTTGGTGAGATTGCTTCATTAGGTGCTGCTGGTGTGGTGCTGTGGGGTGAAATAGGTTTTGCCAAGTCTGAG CACCAGTGTGTTCTTCTCCGAAACTACATACGCTCGGTTTTGGGTGTGTACATAGACGCTCTGCATCGGGGTGTGGCACATTGCAGCCAGACTGTGTGCAGTGGTCATGGTCGCTGTGTGAGGCGCGACCCTCATTCCGGCCACATGATCGCCCAGCTCCAAACGAGGACCGATCTCGTCCATGACATGAAGTCTAACTTCAGATGCTTGTGCTATGAGGGATGGAGCGGAGAGCAGTGTGAGGAGAACGTCATGAATGTGAAGTGA